From Glycine soja cultivar W05 chromosome 4, ASM419377v2, whole genome shotgun sequence, the proteins below share one genomic window:
- the LOC114408961 gene encoding putative L-ascorbate peroxidase 6, giving the protein MNIAVAGAEAVEVCGGPPIQVSPGRLDTLTQELVALSGAHTIGSKGFGSSISFENSYYKVLLEKPWTSSGGMSSMIGLPSDHALVEDDECLRWIKKYADSENLFFEDFKNAYVKLVNSGVGGIAYKFRS; this is encoded by the exons ATGAATATTGCTGTGGCTGGAGCTGAAGCAGTTGAAGTATGTGGAGGTCCACCTATCCAAGTTTCACCGGGTAGATTAGATACATT AACACAAGAACTTGTGGCTTTGTCTGGAGCCCACACTATTGGAAGTAAAGGTTTTGGAAGCTcaatttcttttgaaaattcATATTATAAGGTTCTTTTGGAGAAGCCCTGGACGTCTTCAG GTGGTATGTCGAGTATGATTGGCCTTCCTTCAGATCACGCTCTTGTTGAGGATGATGAATGCTTAAG ATGGATTAAAAAATACGCAGACAGTGAGAATCTGTTCTTTGAAGATTTCAAAAATGCGTATGTCAAGCTGGTGAATTCTGGTGTGGGTGGAATAGCTTATAAATTCAGGAGTTGA
- the LOC114408960 gene encoding G-type lectin S-receptor-like serine/threonine-protein kinase SD2-5 has product MEIHWPFFHITGTLFLLCKVCLAGIQYSGSVSPGIINGSQMNWIDRDGKFLVSKEGQFAFAFVATANDSTKFLLAIVHVATERVIWTANRAVPVANSDNFVFDEKGNAFLEKDGTLVWSTNTSNKGVSSMELLDTGNLVLLGSDNSTVIWQSFNHPTDTLLPTQEFTEGMKLISDPSTNNLTHFLEIKSGNVVLTAGFRTLQPYWTMQKDNRKVINKDGDAVASANISGNSWRFYGKSKSLLWQFIFSTDQGTNATWIAVLGSDGFITFSNLNGGESNAASQRIPQDSCATPEPCDAYTICTGNQRCSCPSVIPSCKPGFDSPCGGDSEKSIQLVKADDGLDYFALQFLQPFSITDLAGCQSSCRGNCSCLALFFHISSGDCFLLNSVGSFQKPDSDSGYVSYIKVSTVGGAGTGSGGSGGGNKHTIVVVVIVIITLLVICGLVFGGVRYHRRKQRLPESPRDGSEEDNFLENLTGMPIRYSYKDLETATNNFSVKLGQGGFGSVYKGALPDGTQLAVKKLEGIGQGKKEFRAEVSIIGSIHHLHLVRLRGFCADGTHRLLAYEYLSNGSLDKWIFKKNKGEFLLDWDTRFNIALGTAKGLAYLHEDCDSKIVHCDIKPENVLLDDHFMAKVSDFGLAKLMNREQSHVFTTLRGTRGYLAPEWITNYAISEKSDVYSYGMVLLEIIGGRKNYDPRESSEKSHFPTYAFKMMEEGKLRDIFDSELEIDENDDRFQCAIKVALWCIQEDMSMRPSMTRVVQMLEGICIVPKPPTSSSLGSRLYATMFKSSSEEGATSSAPSDCNSDAYLSAVRLSGPR; this is encoded by the coding sequence ATGGAAATACATTGGCCTTTCTTCCATATTACGGGTACCCTTTTCCTTTTGTGCAAAGTTTGTTTAGCCGGAATTCAATATTCTGGAAGTGTCTCACCCGGAATAATAAATGGTTCTCAAATGAATTGGATTGACAGAGATGGCAAGTTCCTTGTCTCAAAAGAGGGACAATTTGCCTTTGCCTTTGTCGCCACTGCAAATGACTCCACCAAGTTTCTTCTTGCAATCGTCCACGTGGCCACTGAAAGGGTAATTTGGACCGCCAATAGAGCAGTTCCTGTTGCTAACTCAGACAATTTTGTGTTTGATGAAAAGGGCAACGCTTTCTTAGAGAAAGATGGAACCTTGGTTTGGTCCACAAACACAAGTAACAAAGGGGTTTCTTCAATGGAATTGCTTGACACAGGGAACTTGGTTTTGCTTGGGAGTGATAATAGTACAGTGATTTGGCAGAGTTTCAACCATCCAACAGATACTTTGTTGCCAACTCAGGAGTTCACTGAGGGAATGAAACTCATCAGTGATCCTAGCACGAACAACCTGACCCATTTTCTTGAGATCAAGTCTGGTAATGTTGTTCTCACCGCAGGTTTTCGAACCTTGCAGCCTTATTGGACTATGCAGAAGGACAACCGCAAAGTCATTAATAAGGACGGTGATGCGGTGGCTTCAGCAAACATTAGTGGAAACTCATGGAGGTTCTATGGCAAAAGCAAATCACTGTTGTGGCAATTCATTTTCTCTACAGACCAAGGCACAAATGCGACTTGGATTGCTGTTTTGGGGAGTGATGGCTTCATTACTTTCTCAAACCTCAACGGTGGAGAGTCAAATGCTGCTTCTCAAAGAATACCCCAAGATTCTTGTGCTACACCGGAACCTTGTGATGCATACACCATATGCACAGGTAACCAAAGGTGTAGTTGCCCTTCTGTTATTCCTAGTTGCAAACCTGGTTTTGACTCTCCTTGTGGTGGTGACTCAGAAAAGTCCATTCAGTTGGTTAAAGCTGATGATGGACTCGATTACTTTGCGCTTCAATTCCTTCAACCTTTTTCGATAACCGATTTGGCTGGTTGCCAATCTTCTTGCCGTGGAAATTGTTCATGCCTTGCTTTGTTCTTCCACATAAGTTCAGGGGACTGTTTCCTTTTGAACAGTGTAGGAAGCTTTCAGAAACCTGATTCTGATTCTGGTTATGTTTCTTACATCAAGGTCTCGACGGTTGGAGGTGCTGGCACGGGTTCTGGGGGCAGTGGAGGTGGCAATAAGCACACCATAGTTGTTGTGGTCATTGTCATAATAACCTTGCTTGTCATTTGTGGTCTGGTCTTTGGGGGAGTTAGATACCACAGAAGAAAGCAAAGGTTGCCCGAGTCTCCTAGAGATGGTTCAGAAGAGGACAATTTCTTGGAGAATTTAACTGGTATGCCAATCCGTTACAGCTACAAGGACCTTGAAACTGCCACTAATAACTTCTCTGTCAAGCTTGGGCAAGGGGGTTTTGGGTCAGTGTATAAAGGAGCTCTACCAGATGGGACTCAATTAGCAGTGAAGAAGTTGGAAGGTATTGGACAAGGGAAGAAAGAATTCAGGGCCGAAGTTAGCATCATTGGAAGCATTCATCATCTTCATTTGGTTAGGCTTAGGGGATTCTGTGCTGATGGAACTCATAGGCTCCTTGCTTATGAGTACTTGTCTAATGGCTCCTTGGATAAATGGatattcaagaaaaacaaaGGTGAGTTTCTGTTGGATTGGGATACTAGGTTCAATATAGCTCTGGGAACAGCAAAAGGACTTGCTTACCTTCATGAAGATTGCGACTCTAAGATTGTTCATTGTGACATCAAGCCGGAAAACGTGCTTCTGGATGACCACTTCATGGCCAAGGTTTCGGATTTCGGACTGGCTAAGCTCATGAACCGAGAACAAAGCCATGTTTTCACAACACTGAGGGGCACCAGGGGCTATCTTGCACCGGAGTGGATAACAAACTATGCTATATCAGAGAAAAGTGATGTCTATAGCTATGGCATGGTGCTACTAGAGATCATTGGGGGAAGGAAAAACTATGATCCTAGAGAGAGTTCAGAGAAATCCCATTTCCCAACTTATGCATTTAAGATGATGGAAGAAGGGAAGCTGAGAGATATTTTTGACTCGGAGTTGGAAATTGATGAGAATGATGATAGGTTTCAATGTGCTATCAAAGTTGCATTGTGGTGCATTCAGGAAGACATGTCAATGAGGCCATCTATGACCAGGGTTGTCCAAATGTTGGAGGGTATTTGTATTGTTCCTAAGCCACCAACTAGTTCTTCCTTGGGTTCTCGCCTTTATGCCACTATGTTCAAATCCTCCAGTGAAGAAGGGGCCACCTCTTCTGCTCCCTCAGACTGTAACAGTGATGCTTATCTCTCCGCGGTTCGCCTTTCAGGACCTAGATAA